The following coding sequences are from one Ornithorhynchus anatinus isolate Pmale09 chromosome 11, mOrnAna1.pri.v4, whole genome shotgun sequence window:
- the MPZL2 gene encoding myelin protein zero-like protein 2: protein MYGLSPACVLLLLGVRLAAVGPAGAVEVYTSGALEAVNGTDIRLKCTFSSFVPVGSGLTVTWNFRPESGGSEEFVFYYHEQPYAPARGHFKGRVVWDGNINRNDVSIVIWHLQFDDNGTFTCQVKNPPDVDGLIGEIQLRVVQTVRFSEMYFLALAIGSTCALMVILVIAVVLVQHFRKKRHQAHMVETESKEEEKLNQEKVSISLEDTH, encoded by the exons ATGTATGGCCTCAGCCCCGCGTGTGTCCTGCTGCTTCTTGGTGTGCGGCTTGCAG CGGTTGGGCCGGCCGGGGCTGTGGAGGTTTACACCTCGGGGGCGTTGGAGGCCGTTAACGGGACCGACATCCGTCTGAAATGCACTTTCTCCAGCTTCGTCCCAGTGGGCAGCGGCCTGACGGTGACCTGGAACTTCCGGCCCGAGAGCGGGGGCTCCGAGGAGTTT GTATTTTACTACCACGAGCAGCCCTATGCTCCGGCCAGAGGACATTTTAAGGGTCGGGTAGTCTGGGACGGGAACATTAACCGCAATGACGTCTCCATCGTCATCTGGCACCTGCAGTTCGACGACAACGGGACGTTCACCTGCCAAGTGAAGAATCCTCCTGACGTGGATGGGCTGATCGGAGAAATCCAGCTCAGAGTCGTGCAGACGG TGCGTTTCTCGGAGATGTACTTCCTGGCTCTGGCCATCGGCTCTACGTGTGCCCTGATGGTCATCCTGGTGATCGCAGTGGTCCTCGTACAGCACTTCCGGAAGAAGCGGCACCAGGCCCACATGGTGGAGACAGAATC gaaagaagaggagaagctgaATCAGGAGAAGGTCTCTATTTCCTTAGAAGACACTCACTAG